The proteins below are encoded in one region of Lepisosteus oculatus isolate fLepOcu1 chromosome 10, fLepOcu1.hap2, whole genome shotgun sequence:
- the rp9 gene encoding retinitis pigmentosa 9 protein isoform X1 — protein sequence MSKRKRSRDEDSEVHQRLKEETKHLEKYTKKKTKEHNQEVKKLKHVETFYEKPPPGLIKEEEDKPEDCIPDAPGNEDARDFLAHAPTRGLWMPLGREVKVMQCWRCKRYGHRTGDKECPFFIKGNQKLEQFRVAHEDPMYDLIRENRRHEKEMSLDHHCCCAPRLTVDPCDLCFQDTAAPAAAGRHDLRLGEQQFHLLTLRRGQEEEEERGQEEEEGEEKEEEEKKAQVRAIEQWFWIGLRAETALKKENESLDLEACASGIFQLSLRRNEAESISLD from the exons ATGTCCAAAAGAAAGCGATCCAGAGATGAAGACAGTGAAGTGCATCAGAGACTGaaagaggaaacaaaacatCTGGAGAAATACACgaaaaagaaaacgaaagagcacAACCAAGAAGTCaaaaaactgaaacatgttGAGACTTT TTATGAGAAACCCCCTCCTGGGCTGATCAAG GAGGAGGAAGACAAGCCCGAGGACTGTATTCCTGATGCTCCTGGGAATGAAGATGCTCGGGACTTCCTGGCCCACGCACCTACCAGGGGACTCTGGATGCCTCTTGGAAGAGAGGTGAAAGTCATGCAGT GTTGGAGATGCAAACGTTACGGTCACAGGACAGGAGATAAGGAATGTCCATTTTTTATCAAAGGCAATCAAAAGCTGGAGCAGTTCAGAGTT gCACATGAAGACCCAATGTATGACCTAATTAGAGAAAACAGACGTCATGAAAAGGAAATGAG CCTGGACCACCACTGCTGCTGTGCCCCCCGCCTCACTGTTGACCCCTGTGACCTCTGTTTCCAGGATACAGCAGCTCCAGCAGCTGCTGGAAGACACGACCTCCGACTCGGAGAGCAGCAGTTCCACCTCCTCACACTCCGACGGGggcaagaagaagaagaggaaaggggacaagaagaggaagaaggagaagaaaaagaagaagaggaaAAGAAAGCACAAGTCCGCGCGATTGAGCAATGGTTCTGGATCGGACTGAGAGCTGAGACAgctctaaaaaaagaaaatgaaagcctGGATCTCGAGGCTTGTGCTTCTGGGATCTTTCAGCTCTCCCTCAGAAGAAATGAAGCTGAAAGCATCTCTCTTGACTGA
- the rp9 gene encoding retinitis pigmentosa 9 protein isoform X2: MSKRKRSRDEDSEVHQRLKEETKHLEKYTKKKTKEHNQEVKKLKHVETFYEKPPPGLIKEEEDKPEDCIPDAPGNEDARDFLAHAPTRGLWMPLGREVKVMQCWRCKRYGHRTGDKECPFFIKGNQKLEQFRVDTAAPAAAGRHDLRLGEQQFHLLTLRRGQEEEEERGQEEEEGEEKEEEEKKAQVRAIEQWFWIGLRAETALKKENESLDLEACASGIFQLSLRRNEAESISLD; this comes from the exons ATGTCCAAAAGAAAGCGATCCAGAGATGAAGACAGTGAAGTGCATCAGAGACTGaaagaggaaacaaaacatCTGGAGAAATACACgaaaaagaaaacgaaagagcacAACCAAGAAGTCaaaaaactgaaacatgttGAGACTTT TTATGAGAAACCCCCTCCTGGGCTGATCAAG GAGGAGGAAGACAAGCCCGAGGACTGTATTCCTGATGCTCCTGGGAATGAAGATGCTCGGGACTTCCTGGCCCACGCACCTACCAGGGGACTCTGGATGCCTCTTGGAAGAGAGGTGAAAGTCATGCAGT GTTGGAGATGCAAACGTTACGGTCACAGGACAGGAGATAAGGAATGTCCATTTTTTATCAAAGGCAATCAAAAGCTGGAGCAGTTCAGAGTT GATACAGCAGCTCCAGCAGCTGCTGGAAGACACGACCTCCGACTCGGAGAGCAGCAGTTCCACCTCCTCACACTCCGACGGGggcaagaagaagaagaggaaaggggacaagaagaggaagaaggagaagaaaaagaagaagaggaaAAGAAAGCACAAGTCCGCGCGATTGAGCAATGGTTCTGGATCGGACTGAGAGCTGAGACAgctctaaaaaaagaaaatgaaagcctGGATCTCGAGGCTTGTGCTTCTGGGATCTTTCAGCTCTCCCTCAGAAGAAATGAAGCTGAAAGCATCTCTCTTGACTGA
- the rp9 gene encoding retinitis pigmentosa 9 protein isoform X3: MSKRKRSRDEDSEVHQRLKEETKHLEKYTKKKTKEHNQEVKKLKHVETFYEKPPPGLIKEEEDKPEDCIPDAPGNEDARDFLAHAPTRGLWMPLGREVKVMQCWRCKRYGHRTGDKECPFFIKGNQKLEQFRVAHEDPMYDLIRENRRHEKEMRIQQLQQLLEDTTSDSESSSSTSSHSDGGKKKKRKGDKKRKKEKKKKKRKRKHKSARLSNGSGSD, translated from the exons ATGTCCAAAAGAAAGCGATCCAGAGATGAAGACAGTGAAGTGCATCAGAGACTGaaagaggaaacaaaacatCTGGAGAAATACACgaaaaagaaaacgaaagagcacAACCAAGAAGTCaaaaaactgaaacatgttGAGACTTT TTATGAGAAACCCCCTCCTGGGCTGATCAAG GAGGAGGAAGACAAGCCCGAGGACTGTATTCCTGATGCTCCTGGGAATGAAGATGCTCGGGACTTCCTGGCCCACGCACCTACCAGGGGACTCTGGATGCCTCTTGGAAGAGAGGTGAAAGTCATGCAGT GTTGGAGATGCAAACGTTACGGTCACAGGACAGGAGATAAGGAATGTCCATTTTTTATCAAAGGCAATCAAAAGCTGGAGCAGTTCAGAGTT gCACATGAAGACCCAATGTATGACCTAATTAGAGAAAACAGACGTCATGAAAAGGAAATGAG GATACAGCAGCTCCAGCAGCTGCTGGAAGACACGACCTCCGACTCGGAGAGCAGCAGTTCCACCTCCTCACACTCCGACGGGggcaagaagaagaagaggaaaggggacaagaagaggaagaaggagaagaaaaagaagaagaggaaAAGAAAGCACAAGTCCGCGCGATTGAGCAATGGTTCTGGATCGGACTGA